The following are encoded together in the Salvia hispanica cultivar TCC Black 2014 chromosome 6, UniMelb_Shisp_WGS_1.0, whole genome shotgun sequence genome:
- the LOC125194031 gene encoding 60S ribosomal protein L2, mitochondrial-like: MSAVAAARTVLHSAATSTRIASARQSASIFRSPAETSSFTGASISPHLGQFGNLDGRNFSTKTRKFRFQRRIDMKRSTSATGIVERIEYDPNRTSRIALVRWEGGALQGKSKAAEDITLPAKSLESTVAPASGAFNFSSLPGLLDDRISAYSSKGGNKQTAKFTYVTVGVPSSKSCFSEGSRSRITNGKDVIVSAFSTKAKGENAGISDGFPRIAVAGSRPAYFVLGEKEEVGGKGTFTLGEVHNWKKDSARWMHRIKRKGAVSWSSLMGQEKLGLKGLKPRNGGKAKTGKLGDDRVPVTYIIASHQLGEGNLVMNWSGASSSSSSQYGNRSY; this comes from the exons ATGTCCGCCGTTGCCGCCGCCAGAACAGTCCTCCATTCCGCCGCCACATCAACTCGCATTGCCTCGGCGAGACAATCCGCCTCCATTTTCAG ATCTCCTGCAGAAACTAGCAGCTTCACCGGAGCTTCAATTTCTCCGCACCTCGGTCAATTCGGGAATTTAGATGGAAGAAACTTCTCAACTAAGACGAGGAAATTTCGATTTCAGCGCAGAATCGATATGAAACGAAGCACTTCGGCTACAGGAATTGTGGAAAGGATAGAGTACGATCCTAATCGAACTTCTCGGATCGCTCTAGTACGATGGGAAGGCGGAGCTCTCCAAGGAAAATCCAAGGCGGCGGAGGATATCACGCTGCCGGCGAAGAGTCTCGAATCCACTGTCGCCCCAGCCAGCGGCGCGTTCAACTTCTCCTCCCTGCCGGGGTTGCTGGATGACAGAATCTCAGCTTACTCTTCTAAAGGAGGAAATAAGCAAACTGCAAAGTTTACATATGTAACGGTTGGAGTACCTTCGTCGAAGAGCTGCTTTAGTGAAGGTTCGAGAAGCAGAATTACTAACGGGAAGGATGTTATCGTCTCTGCTTTCTCTACAAAGGCCAAGGGAGAGAATGCGGGTATATCTGATGGTTTCCCAAGGATAGCGGTGGCTGGGTCGAGGCCGGCTTACTTCGTTTTGGGAGAGAAAGAGGAAGTAGGGGGGAAGGGTACGTTCACTCTTGGAGAGGTACACAACTGGAAGAAGGATAGCGCCCGATGGATGCATAGGATCAAGCGTAAAGGGGCAGTTTCGTGGTCTAGTTTGATGGGGCAAGAGAAATTAGGGCTTAAGGGATTGAAGCCGAGGAATGGTGGCAAGGCAAAGACTGGGAAGCTCGGTGATGATCGTGTTCCTGTCACTTATATCATAGCCAGTCATCAATTGGGAGAGGGCAACTTGGTGATGAATTGGTCCGGAGCTTCTAGTAGCAGCTCGTCTCAATATGGTAATAGATCATACTAA